From Deferrisoma camini S3R1, the proteins below share one genomic window:
- a CDS encoding precorrin-2 dehydrogenase/sirohydrochlorin ferrochelatase family protein, which yields MSRPRYPVFLDLRDKPVLVVGAGRVAVRKVRGLLEAGARVRVVAPEAADEIRGLAAEGRLVWVCRGFEPADLEGTVLAFVATSDPAVNRAAAAAARERGVWANVADDPEGSEVHVPAVLRQGPVAVAVSTGGASPELAAWLRDRVAEALPRRLGDLAEWARQVRQRAQPGAVARMLARGVADDLDRGDREVSEVLAGAAERPSGTEEP from the coding sequence GTGAGCCGGCCGCGCTACCCCGTCTTTTTGGATCTCCGGGACAAGCCCGTGCTCGTGGTGGGGGCGGGCCGGGTGGCGGTGCGCAAGGTGAGGGGGCTTCTGGAGGCCGGAGCCCGGGTGCGGGTGGTGGCGCCCGAGGCTGCCGACGAGATCCGGGGTCTGGCGGCCGAGGGCCGGCTCGTGTGGGTCTGCCGGGGGTTCGAGCCGGCGGATCTGGAAGGCACGGTCCTTGCTTTCGTTGCCACCTCCGATCCGGCCGTGAACCGGGCGGCCGCGGCCGCGGCCCGGGAGCGGGGGGTGTGGGCCAACGTGGCAGACGACCCGGAGGGCAGCGAGGTGCACGTGCCCGCGGTGCTGCGGCAAGGGCCGGTGGCCGTGGCCGTGTCCACGGGCGGTGCCTCGCCCGAGCTGGCCGCCTGGCTCCGGGACCGGGTGGCCGAGGCCCTGCCCCGGCGCCTGGGCGATCTGGCGGAGTGGGCCCGGCAGGTGCGCCAAAGGGCGCAGCCGGGCGCGGTGGCCCGGATGCTGGCCCGGGGGGTGGCCGACGATCTGGACCGGGGCGACCGGGAGGTTTCCGAGGTGTTGGCCGGGGCCGCCGAGCGGCCGAGCGGCACGGAGGAGCCATGA